Proteins encoded within one genomic window of bacterium:
- a CDS encoding DUF4143 domain-containing protein, whose protein sequence is MLSKAFLLAPLEKYSGSKIRQRGSIPKILALDNALISATIGQDFKTTKDNRVLWGRMVENAVGAKLYPIVQELGGKLLYWRDRNDEIDYVIHIGQKLIAIEVKSGAPEKAPASLNLFSRRYKEAKKVIISQPKITEKTEHNKTKEDIKHLTLEDFFSNPAKSIEL, encoded by the coding sequence TTGCTATCAAAAGCATTCCTTCTTGCTCCATTAGAAAAATATAGTGGAAGTAAAATCAGACAAAGAGGTTCTATCCCCAAAATACTTGCGTTAGATAACGCTTTGATTTCCGCCACTATAGGACAAGATTTTAAGACAACAAAAGACAATAGGGTGCTATGGGGAAGAATGGTAGAAAATGCAGTTGGAGCTAAACTTTACCCAATAGTTCAAGAACTTGGGGGAAAGCTTTTATATTGGAGGGATAGAAATGATGAAATCGATTATGTTATTCATATCGGACAAAAACTAATCGCTATAGAAGTAAAATCAGGAGCACCTGAAAAAGCGCCAGCATCCTTGAATTTATTTTCTAGACGCTACAAAGAAGCGAAAAAAGTAATCATTTCACAACCGAAAATTACTGAAAAGACGGAACATAATAAAACGAAAGAAGATATCAAACATCTAACCCTTGAAGATTTTTTCTCCAATCCTGCTAAAAGTATAGAATTGTAA